TCGAAGACCTGGGACACCAGCCCCATGTCCTTGTAGACCAGGATCTTCTCGCCGTCGGAGGTGGCGATGCCGGCGGACTCCTGCCCGCGGTGCTGGAGGGCGTAGATGCCGAAGTAGGTCAGCCGGGAGACGTCTTCCCCGGGGGCCCAGACGCCGAAGACCCCGCACTCGTCCTGCGGGCCCTTCTCGCCGGGGAGGAGGTCGTGCGAAAGCCGTCCGTCGCCGCGTGCCACGTCCCCCATGGTCCCACACCGCTCCGTGGCCGGCTGCGGTGTCCACCACCGGTGCGCACCTGGTCACACGGTTTGTCACCGGCCGCGCCCGCCGGGCGTCACGCCGGGACCAGCCGGGTGTCACGCCGGGGCGAAGAGCACCTTCCGGTCGGCCACGTCCACCTCGACCAGGCGCACCTCCAGCTGCTCGCCCAGCGGCAGCACGTCGCCCTCGATGCGAGCCCGCACGGCCGGCTCGCGCAGCACCACGATGCCGCGCTCGGGGCGCGCGGGTCCGGCCCCGGGACCACCCGCGCCGGGGTCGCGGTCGTTGCCGTCCACGTCGACGACGACGCCGTCGAAGGTCTGCCCGACCCGCCCGTCGAGCACGAGCGCCTCGATGGCGTCCAAGGCACCCCGCTCGTACGCGTTCGCCCGGCGGGTCGCGCCGGCCATGATCTCCGGCAGCTGCGGGAGGGCCGCGCGCACCCAGTCCGGGACCGCGGCGCCGGCGCTGTGCGCCAGGCACACCTCCAGGCCGTAGCGGTCGACGAGCCGCCGCAGCGGCGCGGTCACGTGCGCGTACTCGGCGGCGATGGCCGCGTGCTCGGCCGCACCCGCCGGCGGGACGGGCTCGGCGCCGTCGACACCGAAGGCGAGGTAGCCCGCGCCGCGGAAGAGGGTCGTGGCCTCGGAGAGGAACGCGGCGTGGGCGGGGACGTTGGAATCCAGGGTGGGCAGCAGCTCGGCGTAGGTGGTGCTCGCCGGCCAGCTCAGGCCGAGGGCGACGGCGGTGCGGCGCAGACGCGCGACGTCCCGGGGATCGGCGGGCGGCAGCGTGCGCAGGACGCCGACGCCGGCCTCCCGCATCAGCCGCGCCGCCGCGATGCCGGTCAGGAGGGAGATCTGCGCGTTCCAGCCTTCGACGGGGAGCGTCGCGCGGTGCCGCAGCACGTAACCGTCGTTCTCGGGCACCGCCTCCTGCTCGGGGATGTCCAGCGAGACGGCGCCGCGTGCCCGCTCACGTGCGATGCGCAGCTCCCCCACCGTCCGCAGCAGCACGGGCAGGTCTGCCGGGACGCTCGGTGGCAGCGAGGCATGGCCGTCGTGCGCGGCCTGCACCTGCTCGTAGGTGAGCTGGGCCCGGGACCGGACCCGGGCACGGGTGACCCTCACCGTGGCCGCGTCGAGCGTGCCGTCGGCGCGGACCCGCAAGCTCCATACGCAAGCCGGCCGGTCCTGACCTTCGAGCAGGCTCGCCACGCCGGCGCTCAGCTCGGGCGGGTGGAGCGGGTAGGAGCCGGTGGGGCCGTAGACGGTCACCCCGCGCTCGTGGACCTCCTGGTCGATCGCGCCGCCGGGCTCGACGAAGGTGGCGACCGAGGCGATCGCGTAGCGGACCAGGTAGCCGTCGCCGTCGGCCTGGATGTGCAGGGCCTGGTCGAGGTCCTTCGAGCCGGGTGGGTCGATGGTGACGAAGGGGACGTCGGTCGCGTCGGCGCCGGGCAGCGCGGCGGTGGCCGCCCGCCGGACCTCCGCGAGCACCGGCTCGGGGAAGTCGGCGGGGATCTCGAGCTCGGCGCGCAGGCCGTCCAGGGCCTGGCGCACCTCGTCGGACGCGGCGGCGGGCAACCTCAGCTGGCGTGCGGGCACAGCGGAAACCTTAGCCGGGCCGGGTCCGGGTCCTCAGATGGAGGGGAACCGGCTCCGGAGCTCGACGTGCACGGCGTCGGCGTAGGGCGCGGCGGCGGCGATGGCCTCCTTCACCGTGGCCAGGACGGCCGCCGTGCCCGCTCCGGTGACCGACGCGGCGGCCTGGGCGAGCACGTCGTGGGCGAGGAGGAGCTCGATCGCGAGCAGGTCCTCGAGCATGTGCAGTGCCTCGTCCGTGCGGCGCACGGCGAGCGGCGCGCCGGTGCCGTGGTCCTCCACGCCCAGGTCGAGGGGCGGGACGCCGAGGGTGGCGGGGGCCGCGGCCTGCACGAGCTCGGGCAGCAGGGCCGCGGCGGTGGGGCGCA
This window of the Georgenia yuyongxinii genome carries:
- a CDS encoding RNB domain-containing ribonuclease; the encoded protein is MPARQLRLPAAASDEVRQALDGLRAELEIPADFPEPVLAEVRRAATAALPGADATDVPFVTIDPPGSKDLDQALHIQADGDGYLVRYAIASVATFVEPGGAIDQEVHERGVTVYGPTGSYPLHPPELSAGVASLLEGQDRPACVWSLRVRADGTLDAATVRVTRARVRSRAQLTYEQVQAAHDGHASLPPSVPADLPVLLRTVGELRIARERARGAVSLDIPEQEAVPENDGYVLRHRATLPVEGWNAQISLLTGIAAARLMREAGVGVLRTLPPADPRDVARLRRTAVALGLSWPASTTYAELLPTLDSNVPAHAAFLSEATTLFRGAGYLAFGVDGAEPVPPAGAAEHAAIAAEYAHVTAPLRRLVDRYGLEVCLAHSAGAAVPDWVRAALPQLPEIMAGATRRANAYERGALDAIEALVLDGRVGQTFDGVVVDVDGNDRDPGAGGPGAGPARPERGIVVLREPAVRARIEGDVLPLGEQLEVRLVEVDVADRKVLFAPA